The sequence below is a genomic window from Henriciella marina DSM 19595.
GCAGTTGTCCTACGGTCTGTTCCTCCAAATGCCATCGTCGAGGGCAATCCGGCGCAGGTAGTTGGCTACCTCAATGGTACAAATCCAAGCACGCGCCCTGATCCGAGGCTTATCGACATTCACGGCTTCGAGCATATGGATCGCCCAGCACGAGTACCTCTAAAGGTTGGGGGCAGCGCACTATACCTAATGAGACGGGTTGCCGATGCGCGGGGAGCGCTAACTGTGGGCGAAGTGCCGACCGAAGTGCCATTCACCCCAGCTCGGTATTTTGCTGTCTTCGACGTGCCCACGGTAGAGTTGCGCGGCGAACACGCCCACAAGCAGTGCCAACAATTTTTGATCTGCTTACATGGCTCATGTAGGATTCTGTTGGATGATGGTTATCAACGCTGCGAGGTCGTGCTTGATCGCCCGGACATGGGTGTGTTCATGCCAGAGATGATCTGGGGCACTCAATATCGCTATAGTGGTGATGCGGTTTTGCTCGTATTCGCTTCGCACTCATATGAAGCAGAAGACTACCTTCGCACTTATGACGATTTCCTTTCCGAACGGGAAAGGCGGATGACATGAAGATTCCCTTTCTTGACCTTGGTGCCCCCTACCGCGAGCTCAAGCCAGAGATCGACGCCGCTGTTTCTCGCGTGCTTGAAAGTGGATGGTACATTTTGGGGCCTGAGGTCGAGGCATTTGAGAACGAGTGGGCGTCCTATTGTGGCGCGAAGCATGCGGTCGGACTGGCCAATGGTCTTGATGCGTTGACCTTGGCTCTGCGCGCCCTCGACATCGGAGCGGGCGATGAGGTTATCGTGCCATCCAACACCTATATCGCCACCTGGTTGGCAGTATCGTCTGTGGGCGCCACCCCTGTACCAGTGGAACCGGACCAGGCAACCTACAATATCGACCCGACGCGGATCGAGGCTGCGATCACCCAACAAACTCGCGCACTGTTACCCGTGCATCTGTATGGACAGCCTGCCGATCTTGACCCGATCCTTGATTTGGCGCGCCGACGAGGTCTGTATGTGATCGAAGACGCGGCGCAGGCTCATGGTGCACGCTACAAGGGCCGGCGTATAGGGGCCCATGGCGATATCGTGTGCTGGAGCTTCTATCCTGGCAAGAACCTCGGCGCGCTCGGCGATGCTGGCGCCATCACCACAAACGATGCCAGCCTGGCAGAGCGGGTGGCGCTTCTCCGCAACTATGGCTCTCGGCAAAAATACGTGAACGAAGAGGCTGGCGTGAACTCCCGCCTAGACCCGTTGCAGGCCGCTGTATTGCGAGTGAAACTTCGGGTGCTGGACGCTTGGACCGACCGTCGCCGCGACGTGTCGGCCGCTTATGCCGAGGGTCTGAAGCAAACCCGCTTGATCCTGCCCCATGTTCCAGACTGGGCAGAACCAGTCTGGCACCTTTACGTGGTCCGCACGCCAGAGCGCGATGCTCTACAGGCAAGACTGACCGAGGCAGGTGTCGGTACACTTATCCACTATCCTATCCCACCTCACATGCAGGCTGCATATGCCCAGCTTGGGATCGCGCCCACCGTTCTACCGCTGGCCCGCAACATAGCCGACGAAGTGCTCAGCCTGCCTATGGGGCCACAATTGGGCCTGAAAAATGTTCGTGAGGCTATCATGCAGATTCAGAATTTTAAATGAGCATCGCTGGATCCTCCAGCTCACGCGGACTTATCAAGTCGATGCTAGTTATCGGCTCTGCACAGGCCGTTAACATCCTGATTTCGATTGGCAGGATGAAGGTTCTGGCCGTTCTGCTGGGGCCCGGTGGTGTGGGCCTGTTTAGCATCTACAACAACTTACAAGGCATGGTGAAGCAAACTGCAGGCCTCGGCATGGGGTCCAGCGGTGTTCGGGAAATCGCCTCATCCCGCGGGGAGGAGATCACGCTGAGCCGTGTGCGCCGCGTCCTCTTTGCCGCCCATCTGGTGCAGGGCGCTCTCGCCATGGTGGCCGTCTGGCTTTTGCGTGAGCCGATTGCTACCTGGCTGTTTGGGGATACAGCCCATACGACAGAGGTCGGGCTGATCGGGATCGCTATTTTTCTGGCGCTCCTTGGTACTGCACAGACAGCACTGTTGCACGGATTGCGCCGGATTGCAGACCTCGGCCGCATCAGCGTGCTCGGAGCCTTTATCGGTACTATAGCTGGGCTTGCCGCAGTCTGGTTGTGGGGCGAAAGCGGACTGATCTGGTTCATCCTCGTTCAGCCGCTGGCCACAGTTCTGATTGCCCTGCACTACACGCGTCGCCTACCCAAACCTACGGCTTCCAACCTATCGGTTGTCGAGATCTGGAATATCTGGAGACCAATGGCGAAGCTCGGTGCCGCCTTCATGCTGGGAGGGCTGGCCACAACAGCGACACTGCTGTTGGTGCGCGGGCGGATTTCCCAAGAGCTGGGCCTGGAAGCGGCTGGACATTTTGCCGCCGCGTGGGGAATTACCATGACCTATGTAGGCTTCCTCCTCGGGGCGATGGGGGCCGATTATTATCCTCGGCTGAGTGAGGTGATCCACGACCGGGTAGCGGCGGTTCGCTTAATGAACGACCAAGCGCAGCTGGGCCTCGCTATCGGTGGACCGGTACTTCTGCTGCTCATCGGACTGGCACCTTGGGTGATCACCCTGCTTTATTCGGAAGAATTCAGGCCTGCAGTTACGCTGCTGCAATGGCAGACGGTGGGCAACGTGTTCAAACTGGCAAGTTGGGCTATGAGCTTTTCCATCGTGGCTGCTGCCCGCGCCAAGACGTATTTTTTTATGGAGATTACCTTTAACATCGTTTTTCTCAGCATGGTGATGATCCTGCTGCCGAGGGTCGGCCTAAATGTGACAGCCTATGCATTTGTAGCGGGATATGCTGTCTATCTTGTCACCGTATACATGCTCGCCCGCCACATAAACGGATTTCGATTCCAGCCGCTCTCGCTCGGTCTGCTGGGCGTGCATTCTGGGCTGGCGGTCGGACTATTGCTCTTGGCGCTGATGACCCCGGTCGCGGCGGCGGTGGCCTCGCCTCTGTTAGCCTCGGCGACAGGACTCTTAGGGCTCCGCGTGGTGCTCATCAAGATCGGTCCCGGCGGCCGCCTCACCTCGCGCTTCGCCCGCCTTTACGCCACACTCGGCTGGCCCATTCCGGAGACACCATGACAGACCCCACCGATCATCGGCCGCTAGTCACGTTTGCGCTTATTGCCTTCAATCAGGAGAAATACATTGGCGAGGCGGTGGAGAGCGCGTTCTCACAAACCTACGAGCCGCTGGAAATTATCCTCTCTGACGACTTCTCAAGCGACAAAACCTATGCGCACATGAAAGAATTAGCGAATAAATACTTCGGCCGCCACAAAGTTATTCTTAGACGCAACTGCAAAAATCTCGGTTTAGCTGATCATATTAACAACGTGATGGCAGCCTCCACGGGACGGCTAATCGTTATTGCTGCCGGTGATGACATCTCTGTTCCCGAGCGAACGAGTACTCTGACAAACTACTGGCTGTCAAATGGTAAGTTTAGTGGATCAATATATTCCAATTTCAGATCCATCAGTGAAGAAGGAGCCCTCTATCCGCACAGTAAGCGTCTAGAACCTTTTAAGACCAAATTGTCGGACAAAAATATATCTATGCTAAATAATTTTTCCGGAATTTCTGGCTGCAGCCATGCCTGGACCAGAGACGTCTTCGACATTTTCGGGCCGCTAAACAGCAACGTTGCACATGAAGATGTCTCGATACCATTGCGATCACTTCTTATTGGTTCGGTAGGTTTTTTACCTAAGGAGCTTGTGTACTATAGAAAAACAAGTGGAAGCATAACCCGAAAGAAATTTTCCAGTTCTAATGAAAGGTTTGCGAAGATGGCTGCCTATTGGGAAGGCCGCATTGCAATGTTTGAGCAACTATCATCGGATATGGATAAAATTAGAAAACTCAAATCTGTACCCGCTGAAGACTTGAACTGGCTTGGAGCTCAATCAACTAAGGCAAGGAAGTATGCTCATCAGCAAAGTAAACTATATAAGAGTAAATTTTTGTATAGAATGGCAGTGAGCATTAATCCACTCTCAGCACTTTCACTTCGTGATCGAATTAAGTGGATAATTATTTCAATTTTTCCAATAGTATACGGAAAATATAGAAGAGAATATCGTAATTTACCACTGGAACAGCGATAATCGTGAGCATTTGACTTAATATTCGGCCGTTTTTCAATTAATTTAGTGCTTCATCTACTTCTACTCCATCAATAAGATAATTATGTCTGGAAATTCGATCACACGATACTGGGAAGGTTGCGCACCAACCAATTATACTTTGGACTTATCGAAAAAAGGTGTCGCAAAGCATACCCAATGCACCGAACATGACCGTCTCAATTAAAAAACCACGAAAGATTACCTATGGCTATAGAAACGGTATCGCGATTTCTTGAGTGCGCGACAGGATTCGTTCAAGGTCGACCATTTATACATTACTATCACTCTCACAGAAATGTTGGAGATTTATTTAACTTGGATATTGTAAGTTTCTATGGCGACTCAAGAGCAATAAGAGTTCCAAAAATTCTGTCACATTTTAAGCATTACCTTATCATCGGAAGCATTGCACAACATGCCAACAAAAATAGCGTGCTGCTTGGCGCTGGCTTCATCGAACCTAACAATACAGAAGACACTCCTACTTTTGGAACTGTTAAAGTCGTTAGAGGTGAAATCACTAGAGAAGTTGTTCGAAATAAACGCGAGAACCCAAGAGACGATATACTTTTAGGTGACCCGGGCTTACTGATTTCTAAAGTTTATGGCGACGTTGAACGTAGTTCAGAATTTGAATTCGGCCTGGTGCTGCATGTGAGCGAAGCAGACAGCGAACTGGAGGAGATTGCTCAAAAAATGGGTGGGAAGCTAATTCGTGTCTCTCAAAGTCCAAAAGATTTTGCTAGAGAAATAAGTAGGTGTAAACGCATTCTTTCCAGCTCTCTCCACGGCATAATTTTTTCGGATGCTTTCAAAATTCCGAATGCTCGAATTAAGTTAACGAATCGAGTTGTTGGTGCTGATTATAAGTTTTCTGACTATTACTCTACAACCAATAGACCGTCCGACGATTTTGTAGACTTTCGAAACTCAAGCAAAGAAAAGTGTTTAATTTCTTCACTCTCGCGATGCAGCGTAGCAGAATATCGGTTTTCCCTTTGTGATATCGAATCATGCATTTCTGATAGTCTTAGACCGTAGTTATTTTGAATTTTCGTATATTAGAAAACATAATGCCATTCGATGCCGAATTCTGAGCGTAGCAAACATATATGAAGCTTATTGATCGCACTGTGCATGAGAGCATTTATTTGAATGTTAGTAGAAATACTATGAGACGAAGCAGCCTTAAAACTTTTGTATTTTTTATTTATTATTTCGGGGAAAATTGCTCAGACATTAGAATAAGTTGTTTTTATAGAAAATTGACCTTTCTGAGTTGAAAGAAATTGGAGATAATCGTTTGAGCCCTGCTATCTCTGTTATTACCCCCTCGTGGAACCGCGCTTCCTATTTGAAGAATGTATGGGAAGGGCTGGATGCGCAGGGCTTCGAAAGCTTTGAATGGATCGTCGCCAATGACGGATCAGAAGATGAGACGGTGGAGGTCGTACGCGCGCTTGCCTTAGAGTCTAATTTCCCCGTGACGCTGATTTGCGCCTCGCAGCGAGTGGGTAAATCGCGCATCGACAACGAGGCTGTTCGTGCCGCCCGGGGCGACTTCATTATTTGGTGCGATTCAGACGATGTCCTTTTGCCGGGTGCCCTGCAGACGTTAATCGACACTTGGCACAGCATCCCGGAGTCAGAGCGTGACCTCTTTTGCGGTGTCAGCGCGCTCTGCGATACAGAGGAGGGCGTTTTGGGCAACCGATTCTACAACTCGGATGCGCCGCTGGATATGATCTGGAATGAGATGTATCGTGCATTGCGTGCTGACTTGGTAATCTTCACCCGCGCTGATCTGGTGAGACAAACCCCGTTTCCAGAGGTGGATTTCCTGATCTCGGAATCCTCAGTCTGGAACAATATAGGCGTGCGCAAGACGCGCTTTCTGCCAGTCGTATTGAAGCGCAATCGATATGGTGAGGTCAATGCCATCTCCCATAGCGGGCACATGTCCTATAATCGTGGACACGCGCATGCGATTGCCCTGACCAAACCCCATCTAGCCCCCTTTCTTAGCCGAAAAGAGCAGTTGAGGCGCACAGTTAACTATTTGCGCTATTGTCAGCATGGGGAAATCTCGCTGAGTGAGGCGCTCAGGCTTTGGCGGGCTGATATGCGGGAAGTCGCGCTGCTTATAGTGATATGGCCAGCCGCACTTGCCCTATCATTCAAGGATCGTTTGCAAGGCAAGGTGCGCAAAACTCACCGGGAGTTTCTGGCGGCGCAGGCTGTCGCGACCGTAACGACTGAAAAGCTGAACCATGGCTCGTAGTGTCCTCACTCTAGCCTACGCAATCGTCCGGCTTATGCGATCGACGAGACAGCGCCTAAAAATCGTTGACCTTCGCATGCGCGGCGTAGTGGTGGATGGAAGCGCAATTATTCATCCGAAGGCAATATTCGAGCCGTCAGGAGGAAAAATCCACATAGGCGCCCGAACATTCATCGATGTCGGCGTTATCGTTAGGTCGCTAGGCGGTTTCGTCAAAATTGGAGACGACTGCTCAGTAAATGCCTATTCGGCTCTTTATGGTGGCGGCGGGCTAACGATTGGAGACAATACCCGCATCGCCGCCCATACGGTAATCGTGCCTTCCAATCATGTCTTTTCAAACGCTGATGCCCTCATTAAGGATCAAGGCCTGCAGCAATTGGGCATCACAATCGAGAACGACGTTTGGATAGGTGCTGGTGTTCGGGTGTTGGATGGTGTAGTTTTAGGAAGAGGTTGTGTTGTGGGCGCAGGTGCGGTCGTAACTAAATCGGTGCTACCACTCACCGTCGTGGGCGGGGTGCCCGCCAAGCAAATCGCATGTCGTTAGATCGTGGAACTTTTAGATACATAGCGGCGCAGTTTACCAGCCAAGAATGGCGCCATTACCTGAAGGTAACGATCTGGAAGCCAGCATAAGCCGTCGCTGCAACTGCTGGAACAATGCGGTCCTCGAAAGCTTCTTCGCTTCACTCAAAACCGCGCGGGTCAGGCGAAAGATTTACAAAGCGCCAGGACCTGTTCTCGATCGTAGCGAACTGCTGTACAATCTAAAGCAAAGGCTTGCAAATAACGAGAAGCTGTCACCTGCAGGGTTCGAGGCAAAAGAGAATGACCTCTTCAGGCGGTCACATTCGTAGAGGCACATCACAGTGACGCCTGAAGCGAAAACCGATATTCATGTCCTACTGATTGCGCCTTGCGTCAAGGAACGAGGCGGTCGTGAGCAATTATCTCGCTTGATCCTGGAAAATTTACGCTGCGTGACTGGGGATCGGGTGGAGATATTTCACCTCCCTTTTCCCCAAGTCAAAGCGAGTGTTCTGGAGCGTCTTTCGGGTCGAATCGACGGGATCACTGCGCAAATCGAAGCGAAACTCGTCAAGCGCGTGTCCCAACTCTCTCCGGATTGCATTTTCATCGAAGGCTCCAATCTGGGGCGCCTCGCAAGACTACTGCGCAAAACTGGCGTTACGCTCCCAATAGTAACTTTTTACCACAACGTTGAGTCTCATTTCTTTTTCGACGCGCTGAGGGCCGCCCCATCGGGGCATGCCCTAGGTGTGCTAATCGCAAATACCATCGCAGAACGCTGGGCCGCGAATTATTCCCAGCGTCGCGTCCTGCTTAACCAACGCGATGAACGGCTACATGCCCGTCTTTATCGCCGTCCTGGAACCGATATATTGCCCATGACTGTGCGCGATCAATACGATCCTGCGGCCGCGAAGGCAGCCCGCCCTTGGGATAAGCCATATGCCCTCTTTGTCGGCGGCAGTTTCTACGCCAATGTCGAGGGTATGGCGTGGTACGCTGAAAAGGTGGCCCCACACGCACCTCTGGACACGGTTGTGATCGGTAGGGGGATGGATCGACACTGCACCCGTCTAGAGAAATGGGGCGGTGTGAATGTAGTTGGCGAGGTTGATGAACTGGCGCGCTGGTATGCCCATGCGCAAATCATCATTGCGCCCATTTTGTCAGGCTCGGGCATGAAAACCAAAACAGCCGAAGCTCTGATGCACGGCAAGCCAATCGCAGGTACCGCCGAGGCCTTCGAAGGTTACAATCTGGTAGCACAAGACAGTCTTATCTGCTGCACGACGCCCGCGGATTTTCTGGAGGCTTTACAAGGATCTGTTTCGATGACAGCAGGATTTAATCCTAAATTGCGCGAGCAATACATCCAACACTATTCAGAAGGTTCAATGCGCGAAACGCTCAAAAATATCCTCGAAAACGCATGTCGCAATCAAATACCTTGAAATATCGAGATATCCCAAAAATCGCTTCAAACCTCATATCAGCCAAAATAACATGAAATTCACTGTAATAGTAGCGCGCTACGCTATTTCCGGCGTTCCCCTTGCCCAAGCTCGGCTCGCCAGCGCCCTCGCCGCACGCGGGCATGAGGTTGAACTGATAATAGGATATGTCGCCGAAGGCCTGCCGGTGCCAGAGTTAGATAACGTGCGCGTGATCCACCTCAACCGGCCTAAGGCGCGCAGTATCCTGTTCGACATGACGGATTATCTAAGGAAAGAAAAGCCCGATGCAATCTTCTCCGCCGAAGACCACCTCAACGCCGTCGTCATTGCGAGTGCGCTTTTGTCAGGCTCCAAGGCAAAAATCACCGGCTCGTCGCGAGTCAACCCGTTCGATACTTATAGCAAAAAGATACTGTCTAAACGCTGGTTTCTAAAACGTATGATGGGCGCGTTGATGTGGCGGGCAAATGCGCTAACCTGTGTATCGAAGGCAATGGTCGATCAATATCGAACGCTATTTCGCAATGCGCCGCATTCCTACGTCTATAATATAGTTGACACCCCTGCCGCTCGAGCCCGAATTGCCGAACCAGTAGATCACCCTTGGTTCACCGACAGAACCGTTCCCACTCTTGTTGCCGCCGGTCAACTCGGGCCATGGAAAGGTTTTTCCGATCTGATTGCCGCCGTGCATATCGTCGCGCAAAAACAACCCGTGCGCCTATCAATCTTTGGAGAAGGCGCACAGCGACCCGCCCTGCAAGCGCAGATTGATGCATTGGGGATGGGAGACAGCATTCGTCTGGAAGGGCATATATCCAACCCGCTCAAATATTTCGCCCATGCTGATGCTTTCGTGCTGTCCTCGCTGCTCGAAGGCATGCCCAATGTGCTGATTGAAGCGATGATGGCGGGCTGCACCCCCGTGGCCACCGATTGCCCCACCGGACCCCGCGAAATTCTCGAAAGCGGCCGATATGGCTATCTGGTGCCTGTTCAGGATCCTGAGGCGCTGGCCACCGGGATCGAGAACGCACTGCGCAGCCCCGTGCCCGCCGACGTTCTGGCAGAGGCGCTCAAACCTTTTCAAGAGGATGCTGTTCTCACTGAACATTTCCGGCTACTGGGCCTATGAAACGAGTTGTTCACCTCATTCCATACCACGCAATTGGTGGCGTAGAGATTGCCGCGCGTTCGTTGCCGACTGGGTGTCACGGAGGATTGGAGTTTGAGCGTAACTACTTGGTTAGCGCTCCCGATTCTTCTATTGAAGCAGGCGAATATCACGGACCGCCAATTTCGGTAAACAACCCACGCGCGTATTGGCACACTCTTTGGCGGTTGCATCGTGATCCGCCAGATCTTCTAGTGGTGTCCTTG
It includes:
- a CDS encoding WxcM-like domain-containing protein; its protein translation is MLTKQITSRFSRWGNQVVNSWQNSILPESAQISESATIGPRVILAGDGIVLRDHVRLDAACVIGEGVTVGQGAWVRAGAVVLRSVPPNAIVEGNPAQVVGYLNGTNPSTRPDPRLIDIHGFEHMDRPARVPLKVGGSALYLMRRVADARGALTVGEVPTEVPFTPARYFAVFDVPTVELRGEHAHKQCQQFLICLHGSCRILLDDGYQRCEVVLDRPDMGVFMPEMIWGTQYRYSGDAVLLVFASHSYEAEDYLRTYDDFLSERERRMT
- a CDS encoding glycosyltransferase family 2 protein; the protein is MSPAISVITPSWNRASYLKNVWEGLDAQGFESFEWIVANDGSEDETVEVVRALALESNFPVTLICASQRVGKSRIDNEAVRAARGDFIIWCDSDDVLLPGALQTLIDTWHSIPESERDLFCGVSALCDTEEGVLGNRFYNSDAPLDMIWNEMYRALRADLVIFTRADLVRQTPFPEVDFLISESSVWNNIGVRKTRFLPVVLKRNRYGEVNAISHSGHMSYNRGHAHAIALTKPHLAPFLSRKEQLRRTVNYLRYCQHGEISLSEALRLWRADMREVALLIVIWPAALALSFKDRLQGKVRKTHREFLAAQAVATVTTEKLNHGS
- a CDS encoding glycosyltransferase translates to MTPEAKTDIHVLLIAPCVKERGGREQLSRLILENLRCVTGDRVEIFHLPFPQVKASVLERLSGRIDGITAQIEAKLVKRVSQLSPDCIFIEGSNLGRLARLLRKTGVTLPIVTFYHNVESHFFFDALRAAPSGHALGVLIANTIAERWAANYSQRRVLLNQRDERLHARLYRRPGTDILPMTVRDQYDPAAAKAARPWDKPYALFVGGSFYANVEGMAWYAEKVAPHAPLDTVVIGRGMDRHCTRLEKWGGVNVVGEVDELARWYAHAQIIIAPILSGSGMKTKTAEALMHGKPIAGTAEAFEGYNLVAQDSLICCTTPADFLEALQGSVSMTAGFNPKLREQYIQHYSEGSMRETLKNILENACRNQIP
- a CDS encoding DegT/DnrJ/EryC1/StrS family aminotransferase; amino-acid sequence: MKIPFLDLGAPYRELKPEIDAAVSRVLESGWYILGPEVEAFENEWASYCGAKHAVGLANGLDALTLALRALDIGAGDEVIVPSNTYIATWLAVSSVGATPVPVEPDQATYNIDPTRIEAAITQQTRALLPVHLYGQPADLDPILDLARRRGLYVIEDAAQAHGARYKGRRIGAHGDIVCWSFYPGKNLGALGDAGAITTNDASLAERVALLRNYGSRQKYVNEEAGVNSRLDPLQAAVLRVKLRVLDAWTDRRRDVSAAYAEGLKQTRLILPHVPDWAEPVWHLYVVRTPERDALQARLTEAGVGTLIHYPIPPHMQAAYAQLGIAPTVLPLARNIADEVLSLPMGPQLGLKNVREAIMQIQNFK
- a CDS encoding glycosyltransferase, producing MKFTVIVARYAISGVPLAQARLASALAARGHEVELIIGYVAEGLPVPELDNVRVIHLNRPKARSILFDMTDYLRKEKPDAIFSAEDHLNAVVIASALLSGSKAKITGSSRVNPFDTYSKKILSKRWFLKRMMGALMWRANALTCVSKAMVDQYRTLFRNAPHSYVYNIVDTPAARARIAEPVDHPWFTDRTVPTLVAAGQLGPWKGFSDLIAAVHIVAQKQPVRLSIFGEGAQRPALQAQIDALGMGDSIRLEGHISNPLKYFAHADAFVLSSLLEGMPNVLIEAMMAGCTPVATDCPTGPREILESGRYGYLVPVQDPEALATGIENALRSPVPADVLAEALKPFQEDAVLTEHFRLLGL
- a CDS encoding O-antigen translocase, which translates into the protein MSIAGSSSSRGLIKSMLVIGSAQAVNILISIGRMKVLAVLLGPGGVGLFSIYNNLQGMVKQTAGLGMGSSGVREIASSRGEEITLSRVRRVLFAAHLVQGALAMVAVWLLREPIATWLFGDTAHTTEVGLIGIAIFLALLGTAQTALLHGLRRIADLGRISVLGAFIGTIAGLAAVWLWGESGLIWFILVQPLATVLIALHYTRRLPKPTASNLSVVEIWNIWRPMAKLGAAFMLGGLATTATLLLVRGRISQELGLEAAGHFAAAWGITMTYVGFLLGAMGADYYPRLSEVIHDRVAAVRLMNDQAQLGLAIGGPVLLLLIGLAPWVITLLYSEEFRPAVTLLQWQTVGNVFKLASWAMSFSIVAAARAKTYFFMEITFNIVFLSMVMILLPRVGLNVTAYAFVAGYAVYLVTVYMLARHINGFRFQPLSLGLLGVHSGLAVGLLLLALMTPVAAAVASPLLASATGLLGLRVVLIKIGPGGRLTSRFARLYATLGWPIPETP
- a CDS encoding polysaccharide pyruvyl transferase family protein, which encodes MDIVSFYGDSRAIRVPKILSHFKHYLIIGSIAQHANKNSVLLGAGFIEPNNTEDTPTFGTVKVVRGEITREVVRNKRENPRDDILLGDPGLLISKVYGDVERSSEFEFGLVLHVSEADSELEEIAQKMGGKLIRVSQSPKDFAREISRCKRILSSSLHGIIFSDAFKIPNARIKLTNRVVGADYKFSDYYSTTNRPSDDFVDFRNSSKEKCLISSLSRCSVAEYRFSLCDIESCISDSLRP
- a CDS encoding acyltransferase, encoding MRGVVVDGSAIIHPKAIFEPSGGKIHIGARTFIDVGVIVRSLGGFVKIGDDCSVNAYSALYGGGGLTIGDNTRIAAHTVIVPSNHVFSNADALIKDQGLQQLGITIENDVWIGAGVRVLDGVVLGRGCVVGAGAVVTKSVLPLTVVGGVPAKQIACR
- a CDS encoding glycosyltransferase, with the protein product MTDPTDHRPLVTFALIAFNQEKYIGEAVESAFSQTYEPLEIILSDDFSSDKTYAHMKELANKYFGRHKVILRRNCKNLGLADHINNVMAASTGRLIVIAAGDDISVPERTSTLTNYWLSNGKFSGSIYSNFRSISEEGALYPHSKRLEPFKTKLSDKNISMLNNFSGISGCSHAWTRDVFDIFGPLNSNVAHEDVSIPLRSLLIGSVGFLPKELVYYRKTSGSITRKKFSSSNERFAKMAAYWEGRIAMFEQLSSDMDKIRKLKSVPAEDLNWLGAQSTKARKYAHQQSKLYKSKFLYRMAVSINPLSALSLRDRIKWIIISIFPIVYGKYRREYRNLPLEQR